The DNA sequence TGCTCCACATTCGCCCGGTCCTTTTCGCTTTTTCCCGAGTTCGGTAACGGTTCACCAGGGAGCTCCTTATATGCTCGCCCAGATAAGATACGAATAACACGCCTGTCATCGCACCAAGGGTCGCGACCGCAGCTGTCGCCACAGGATGAACCCCCATAGCAACGCCTACAGGAATCGCTGCCCATAGTTCCACTATGCCAAGTGCATACACAACTACGAAGATGTACACAAATTCCATCCCGTATCGTCTCCCTCAGGAACGCTCC is a window from the Candidatus Thermoplasmatota archaeon genome containing:
- a CDS encoding small multi-drug export protein; this translates as MEFVYIFVVVYALGIVELWAAIPVGVAMGVHPVATAAVATLGAMTGVLFVSYLGEHIRSSLVNRYRTREKAKRTGRMWSMWQKYGVAGFGLLAPLLVGPLFGAAFGISLGVSRVRLILWMGVGVLTWSTIIAILSGLGLLGVESLFK